In Catellicoccus marimammalium M35/04/3, the following proteins share a genomic window:
- the rplA gene encoding 50S ribosomal protein L1, with product MAKKSKKMQEALKKVNSNELYSVNEAVALAKETNFANFDATVEVAYRLNVDPKKADQQIRGAVVLPNGTGKTQRVLVFAKGEKAKEAQAAGADYVGDEDMVQKIQEGWFDFDVVVATPDMMAQVGRLGRVLGPKGLMPNPKTGTVTMDVTKAVEEVKAGKVTYRVDKAGNIHVPIGKVSFDTDKLVENFATINDVVAKARPAAVKGSYIKNISVTTTFGPGIHVNPASF from the coding sequence ATGGCTAAAAAAAGCAAAAAAATGCAAGAAGCATTAAAGAAAGTTAACTCAAACGAGTTATATTCAGTAAATGAAGCAGTTGCTTTAGCAAAAGAAACAAACTTTGCTAACTTTGACGCAACAGTAGAAGTTGCTTACCGTTTAAACGTTGACCCTAAAAAAGCGGATCAACAAATTCGTGGAGCAGTTGTTTTACCAAATGGTACTGGTAAAACTCAACGTGTATTAGTATTTGCAAAAGGCGAAAAAGCAAAAGAAGCTCAAGCTGCAGGTGCTGATTACGTAGGCGATGAAGATATGGTTCAAAAAATCCAAGAAGGATGGTTTGACTTTGATGTTGTCGTTGCAACACCAGATATGATGGCACAAGTAGGTCGTTTAGGACGTGTATTAGGACCTAAAGGATTAATGCCAAACCCTAAAACAGGAACAGTTACTATGGATGTAACAAAAGCTGTTGAAGAAGTAAAAGCTGGTAAAGTTACTTACCGTGTTGATAAAGCTGGTAACATTCATGTTCCAATCGGTAAAGTTTCATTTGATACAGATAAATTAGTAGAAAACTTTGCAACAATCAACGACGTAGTAGCAAAAGCTCGTCCAGCTGCAGTTAAAGGATCATACATCAAAAATATCAGCGTAACTACTACATTCGGACCTGGTATCCATGTAAATCCTGCTTCTTTCTAA
- the rplJ gene encoding 50S ribosomal protein L10: MSEANIAKKAQLVEEVAAKFEAAASVVIVDYRGLTVEQATELRKQLREAGVEMKVIKNGILTRAAQKAGLEGLDEVFTGPTAVAFSNEDVVAPAKIMNDFAKTAEALEIKGGIIEGKVSSVEAIKELAALPNREGLLSMLLSVLQAPVRNVAYAINAVADAKEEDVA; this comes from the coding sequence ATGAGTGAAGCAAATATCGCTAAAAAAGCGCAATTAGTAGAAGAAGTTGCTGCTAAATTTGAAGCCGCTGCTTCAGTAGTAATCGTTGACTACCGTGGTTTAACAGTAGAACAAGCAACTGAATTACGTAAACAATTACGTGAAGCAGGTGTTGAAATGAAAGTTATCAAAAACGGTATCTTAACACGTGCTGCACAAAAAGCAGGTTTAGAAGGATTAGACGAAGTATTTACTGGTCCTACAGCTGTTGCCTTCAGTAATGAAGACGTAGTAGCTCCTGCAAAAATCATGAATGATTTTGCTAAAACAGCAGAAGCATTAGAAATTAAAGGTGGTATCATCGAAGGTAAAGTATCTTCAGTGGAAGCAATCAAAGAATTGGCTGCTTTACCAAACCGCGAAGGTTTACTATCTATGTTACTATCTGTTCTTCAAGCTCCAGTTCGCAACGTGGCATACGCTATCAACGCTGTTGCGGATGCAAAAGAAGAAGACGTGGCATAA